In Argonema galeatum A003/A1, one DNA window encodes the following:
- a CDS encoding acetoacetate decarboxylase family protein, with protein MPYPQAPWTLQGYAVQTLQLIDIEKARPFIPSELEIISVWPGKTLGGIYISSYGSGSVMEYNELIVIAGLARYADKIGAWISHIYVDHLDSVAGGREIWGLPKEMAEFTWEKDNNRVIVRQGNRLLCRLSYTQPSLAFPLPLSAMSFGFLGSDLLLFKGEFQSRVGLVSGKLEVPTESSFARLNLGQPWFTVYCDELRLVAGVPEVVGQRSVEFSYS; from the coding sequence ATGCCATATCCCCAAGCACCTTGGACACTACAAGGCTACGCCGTTCAGACATTGCAGTTGATAGATATTGAAAAAGCGCGTCCATTCATTCCCTCAGAATTAGAAATCATCTCTGTTTGGCCTGGAAAAACTCTAGGAGGAATTTATATATCTTCCTACGGTTCCGGTTCGGTGATGGAATACAACGAGTTGATTGTTATTGCTGGTTTAGCGCGTTATGCAGATAAAATCGGTGCTTGGATTTCTCATATATATGTAGACCATCTAGACTCTGTAGCTGGGGGTCGAGAGATTTGGGGATTGCCCAAAGAAATGGCTGAGTTTACTTGGGAAAAGGATAATAATCGCGTTATTGTCCGTCAAGGAAACCGATTACTTTGCCGCCTCAGCTACACCCAGCCAAGTTTAGCATTCCCACTGCCGTTATCTGCCATGAGTTTTGGTTTTCTGGGTTCCGATTTACTCTTATTCAAAGGTGAGTTTCAGTCTCGCGTGGGATTAGTTAGCGGCAAATTAGAAGTCCCCACAGAAAGTAGTTTTGCAAGGTTAAATTTAGGTCAGCCTTGGTTCACAGTTTACTGCGACGAGTTGCGTTTAGTTGCGGGTGTACCGGAAGTTGTAGGACAAAGATCCGTTGAATTCAGTTACTCTTGA